In Luteimonas viscosa, the following proteins share a genomic window:
- a CDS encoding TonB-dependent receptor has translation MKPSRPLRVLLLSLACSAALAAHGQAPVDARVDIAAGDLAAALDAWASQSGVQLVYRADQLEGVRTAGARGLPADQALDRLLRGSGFAARRDASGAVLVVQQPVLAQASPVSAPVASPAAPMQPAPEPQVAELDTVQVTGSRIPRAQVEGPAPITVITSEQIQAGGFTSVPDVMQSLTQNGGQTQSQQSAGAADFSPGAQQVDLRALGPNHTLVLVNGRRIADFPLPFGGRSNFTDVSSLPLGMIDRIEVLTGSASAIYGSDAISGVVNFILKKQADGLTVDYRFGQTERGDAENFRLNVSGGFSRGGLNAVLGMEYRNQRPLWGFDRAQQDSTFDAPSASSRLPQRNFLRTDWWDDYLDPGQDTCDSLSHLNEGSIGYHERARYGWFCGSDRSVAYRTVISDREGVNAYGSLSYAFANGSEWFADLQAGRHELSLFRAPRSWSLMMPDGNEEGYFYNQATDQIEYWQRQFTLEEMGGLRSGMVNTVQRTFGVTTGFKGTLWSDWDYEAALSHSQYRSEISWPQIVAARANDLFLGPQLPGEYEWRGVAYPIFDADPTRLYTPLTRAEYDGIFAHTTYRPESETQTLAFTLTRTDLFELPGGGAGFAATAELGHQSYDLNPDPLATQYYYYSWKDSDGQGSRDRWALASELRMPVLERLDLSLAGRFDQYRFAGRDPNRFTWSAGLEWRPLDSLLVRGSYGTAFRAPDLHYVFSGPGNDETSVDDYWRCAVEEPDESIDDCSYSGEGIIRSRAGNRDLEPETSDSWTAGMVWSPAPWFDLSVDWFDIDMRDQVQDLRVSEVMLNERDCRLGTIDIGSPLCVDTLARITRLDDGSLYGVHVNPINVARETTSGIDVSANLRWDTRAGIFRLNGGYTRVHAHDIQVYPDEPVVDMFAINSGYDIPRTKASLRLSWEREAWSASVQGRRLGRLPNDDSYYEIWSPEDGTDAWIPATYRYNANLQYAFDEHARLSLTVVNLFDKAPPYDPTYTGYPYYDISWFDTEGRSFYLQYTHKFGGGAL, from the coding sequence TTGAAACCGTCACGTCCGTTGCGCGTCCTGCTCCTGTCCCTGGCCTGCTCCGCGGCGCTCGCCGCCCACGGCCAGGCGCCCGTCGACGCGCGCGTGGACATCGCCGCCGGCGACCTCGCCGCCGCGCTCGACGCCTGGGCCAGCCAGTCCGGGGTCCAGCTCGTCTACCGCGCCGACCAGCTCGAGGGCGTGCGCACCGCCGGCGCCCGCGGACTGCCCGCCGACCAGGCACTGGACCGGCTGCTGCGCGGCAGCGGATTCGCCGCGCGTCGCGATGCGTCCGGCGCGGTGCTGGTGGTGCAGCAGCCGGTCCTGGCGCAGGCCTCGCCGGTGTCGGCGCCGGTCGCGTCGCCAGCGGCACCCATGCAGCCCGCACCCGAACCGCAGGTGGCCGAACTCGACACGGTGCAGGTGACCGGTTCGCGCATCCCGCGCGCCCAGGTCGAGGGGCCGGCGCCGATCACGGTGATCACCTCGGAGCAGATCCAGGCGGGCGGCTTCACCAGCGTGCCGGACGTGATGCAGTCGCTGACCCAGAACGGTGGCCAGACCCAGAGCCAGCAGTCCGCCGGCGCCGCCGACTTCTCGCCCGGCGCGCAGCAAGTCGACCTGCGCGCGCTCGGCCCGAACCACACCCTGGTGCTGGTCAACGGCCGCCGCATCGCCGACTTCCCGCTGCCGTTCGGTGGCCGCAGCAACTTCACCGATGTCTCCAGCCTGCCGTTGGGCATGATCGACCGGATCGAGGTGCTCACCGGCAGCGCCTCGGCGATCTACGGCTCGGACGCGATCTCCGGCGTGGTCAACTTCATCCTCAAGAAGCAGGCCGACGGGCTGACGGTCGATTACCGTTTCGGCCAGACCGAGCGCGGCGACGCCGAGAACTTCAGGCTCAACGTCTCGGGCGGCTTCTCGCGGGGCGGCCTCAACGCGGTGCTGGGGATGGAGTACCGCAACCAGCGCCCGTTGTGGGGCTTCGATCGCGCGCAGCAGGATTCCACGTTCGACGCGCCGAGCGCCAGCTCGCGATTGCCGCAGCGCAACTTCCTGCGCACCGACTGGTGGGACGACTACCTCGATCCGGGCCAGGACACCTGCGACTCCCTCTCGCACCTCAACGAAGGCAGCATCGGCTACCACGAACGCGCGCGCTACGGCTGGTTCTGCGGCAGCGACCGCTCGGTGGCCTACCGCACCGTGATCAGCGACCGCGAGGGCGTCAATGCCTACGGCTCGCTGAGCTATGCGTTCGCCAACGGCAGCGAGTGGTTCGCCGACCTGCAGGCCGGCCGCCACGAGCTGTCGTTGTTCCGCGCCCCGCGCAGCTGGTCGCTGATGATGCCGGACGGCAACGAGGAGGGTTACTTCTACAACCAGGCCACCGACCAGATCGAGTACTGGCAGCGCCAGTTCACCCTCGAGGAGATGGGCGGCCTGCGCAGCGGCATGGTCAATACCGTGCAGCGCACCTTCGGCGTCACCACCGGCTTCAAGGGCACGCTGTGGAGCGACTGGGACTACGAGGCGGCGCTGAGCCATTCGCAGTACCGGTCCGAGATCAGCTGGCCGCAGATCGTCGCGGCGCGCGCGAACGACCTCTTCCTCGGTCCGCAGCTGCCGGGCGAGTACGAGTGGCGTGGCGTGGCCTATCCGATCTTCGACGCCGACCCCACGCGCCTGTACACGCCGCTCACGCGCGCCGAATACGACGGCATCTTCGCCCACACCACCTACCGTCCCGAATCGGAAACCCAGACGCTCGCGTTCACCCTGACCCGGACCGACCTGTTCGAACTCCCCGGCGGCGGCGCCGGCTTCGCAGCCACCGCCGAACTCGGCCACCAGAGCTACGACCTCAACCCCGATCCACTGGCCACCCAGTACTACTACTACAGCTGGAAGGATTCGGATGGGCAGGGCAGCCGCGATCGCTGGGCGCTGGCGAGCGAGTTGCGCATGCCGGTGCTCGAGCGCCTCGACCTGAGCCTCGCCGGCCGCTTCGACCAGTACCGCTTCGCCGGCCGCGATCCCAACCGGTTCACCTGGAGCGCGGGGCTCGAATGGCGGCCGCTCGACAGCCTGCTGGTACGCGGATCCTACGGCACCGCCTTCCGCGCGCCCGACCTGCATTACGTGTTTTCCGGGCCGGGCAACGACGAGACTTCGGTCGACGACTACTGGCGCTGCGCGGTGGAGGAACCGGACGAAAGCATCGACGACTGCAGCTACAGCGGCGAGGGCATCATCCGCAGCCGTGCCGGCAACCGCGACCTCGAACCCGAGACCAGCGACTCGTGGACCGCAGGCATGGTCTGGTCGCCGGCGCCCTGGTTCGACCTCTCCGTCGACTGGTTCGACATCGACATGCGCGACCAGGTGCAGGACCTGCGCGTGAGCGAGGTCATGCTCAACGAACGCGACTGCCGCCTCGGGACGATCGACATCGGCTCGCCGCTGTGCGTGGACACGCTCGCGCGCATCACCCGGCTCGACGACGGCAGCCTGTACGGCGTGCACGTGAACCCGATCAACGTCGCGCGCGAGACCACCAGCGGCATCGATGTCAGCGCCAACCTGCGCTGGGACACGCGCGCCGGCATCTTCCGCCTCAACGGGGGTTACACCCGGGTGCATGCGCACGACATCCAGGTCTACCCGGACGAGCCGGTGGTCGACATGTTCGCGATCAACAGCGGCTACGACATTCCGCGCACCAAGGCCAGCCTGCGCCTGTCGTGGGAACGCGAAGCGTGGTCGGCATCGGTCCAGGGACGGCGGCTGGGGCGCCTGCCCAACGACGATTCCTACTACGAGATCTGGTCGCCCGAGGACGGGACCGACGCGTGGATCCCGGCCACGTACCGTTACAACGCGAACCTGCAGTACGCGTTCGACGAACATGCGCGGCTGTCGCTCACCGTGGTCAACCTGTTCGACAAGGCGCCCCCGTACGATCCGACCTACACCGGCTATCCGTACTACGACATCTCCTGGTTCGACACCGAAGGCCGCAGCTTCTACCTGCAGTACACGCACAAGTTCGGCGGCGGCGCGTTGTAG
- a CDS encoding lysophospholipid acyltransferase family protein, translated as MTASNEVVPPLPPNAPRVKPNAFTRWLGRSVLRLGGWRVAGPLPDVPKLVLIVAPHSSNWDGLWGFAAKLALGFEVRVLGKAQLFWWPLGPLLRRLGVIPIDRSAPQGTVGQAVEMIRGSDRIWYALTPEGTRKRVERWKSGFWKIAHEAQVPVLPAYFHYPDRTIGIGALFHTSGDMAADIATLRDWYRPWIGRNRGTL; from the coding sequence ATGACCGCAAGCAACGAGGTGGTCCCGCCGCTGCCGCCGAACGCGCCGCGGGTGAAGCCGAATGCGTTCACCCGGTGGCTGGGTCGCAGCGTGCTGCGGCTCGGCGGCTGGCGCGTGGCCGGCCCGCTGCCGGACGTGCCGAAGCTGGTGCTGATCGTCGCGCCGCATTCCTCGAACTGGGACGGGCTCTGGGGATTCGCGGCCAAGCTCGCGCTCGGCTTCGAGGTCCGGGTGCTGGGCAAGGCGCAGCTGTTCTGGTGGCCGCTGGGGCCGCTGCTGCGCAGGCTGGGCGTGATCCCGATCGACCGCAGCGCGCCGCAGGGCACGGTCGGGCAGGCGGTGGAAATGATCCGCGGCAGCGACCGCATCTGGTACGCGCTCACCCCCGAGGGCACGCGCAAACGCGTGGAGCGCTGGAAAAGCGGCTTCTGGAAGATCGCGCACGAGGCGCAGGTGCCGGTCCTGCCGGCCTATTTCCATTATCCGGACAGGACCATCGGCATCGGCGCGCTGTTCCATACCAGCGGCGACATGGCGGCCGACATCGCCACGCTGCGCGACTGGTACCGGCCGTGGATAGGCAGGAACCGCGGTACGTTGTGA
- the arfB gene encoding alternative ribosome rescue aminoacyl-tRNA hydrolase ArfB: MSLVIPEDELVERFVRASGAGGQNVNKVATAVELRFDVANSPSLPEPVRARLLARRDRRMTDAGVLVIQAQRFRTQERNRQDARERLQAFVEAGLHAPKPRIATRPSRGAKERRLGEKRQRSTIKQSRGRQEWD; encoded by the coding sequence ATGAGCCTGGTGATCCCCGAAGACGAACTGGTCGAACGCTTCGTGCGTGCCAGCGGCGCCGGCGGGCAGAACGTCAACAAGGTCGCGACCGCGGTCGAGCTGCGCTTCGACGTCGCCAACTCGCCCTCGCTGCCCGAGCCGGTGCGGGCTCGGCTGCTGGCCAGGCGCGACCGGCGCATGACCGACGCCGGCGTGCTGGTGATCCAGGCGCAGCGCTTCCGCACCCAGGAGCGCAACCGCCAGGACGCGCGCGAGCGGCTGCAGGCCTTCGTCGAAGCCGGCCTGCATGCGCCCAAGCCGCGCATCGCCACCCGGCCTTCGCGCGGCGCCAAGGAACGCCGGCTCGGCGAGAAACGCCAGCGTAGTACGATCAAGCAGTCGCGCGGCCGCCAGGAATGGGACTGA
- a CDS encoding pseudouridine synthase, producing MHASAAIEPPPALSPPSDPDAAPPPIPVRYADAWLAVVDKPAGLMVHDSGLARGEHDFLADRLRAQFGRQVFLVHRLDRATSGCLLLAFDRETASALGKALMAGGLEKHYLAVCRGWPEERFAIDHPLDGGPGKPLKKPALTAFERLATCELELPSGGFATSRYALLRAQPATGRFRQIRRHLKHASHHLIGDTSHGDGRHNRHFRMLGIHRMLLHAQRLRFPHPHTGEVMEVDAPPDLEFARALVLFDSAATPGTAA from the coding sequence ATGCACGCATCCGCCGCGATCGAGCCGCCACCCGCGCTGTCGCCGCCTTCCGACCCGGATGCGGCGCCGCCTCCGATCCCGGTGCGGTACGCGGACGCCTGGCTCGCAGTCGTCGACAAGCCTGCGGGCCTGATGGTGCACGACAGCGGGCTGGCCCGCGGCGAACACGACTTCCTCGCCGACCGGCTGCGCGCGCAGTTCGGGCGACAGGTCTTCCTGGTCCACCGCCTCGACCGCGCCACCAGCGGCTGCCTGCTGCTGGCCTTCGACCGCGAGACCGCGTCCGCGCTGGGCAAGGCCCTGATGGCGGGCGGGCTGGAGAAGCACTACCTCGCCGTCTGCCGCGGCTGGCCCGAAGAACGCTTCGCCATCGACCACCCGCTCGACGGCGGCCCCGGCAAGCCGCTCAAGAAGCCCGCGCTCACCGCTTTCGAACGGCTGGCCACCTGCGAACTCGAGCTGCCCTCGGGCGGCTTCGCCACCTCGCGCTACGCGCTGCTGCGCGCGCAACCCGCGACCGGCCGCTTCCGCCAGATCAGGCGCCACCTCAAGCACGCCTCGCACCACCTGATCGGCGACACCAGCCACGGCGACGGCCGCCACAACCGGCATTTCCGCATGCTCGGCATCCACCGCATGCTGTTGCACGCGCAGCGGCTGCGGTTCCCGCATCCGCATACGGGCGAGGTCATGGAGGTCGACGCGCCGCCGGACCTGGAGTTCGCCAGGGCGCTGGTGTTGTTCGACTCCGCCGCCACCCCCGGGACCGCAGCATGA
- a CDS encoding sialidase family protein, with protein MNIQTLLPHAFRASCLAAALAIAGCGGADSPPAPAVEGDVAAPSRIEDWPLPPTLPGSASPSLAATPDDKLLLGWINSQKGRRHIFQFSTWAPDWGRWMHAMTTIAVGNSMFVNWADIPHMAATPDGALWAHWLQKSGDAPYAYDVVLTRSRDGGANWAAPVMPHDDGTRTEHGFVSMWAQGDGALGLAWLDGRETGNAHGGHEGHDSPEGAQGAMTLRAAVFDATLQRSADAVIDARVCDCCQTAVAQTAKGPLLVYRGRSEDEVRDILATRHDGSAWSTPRPVHADGWTMPACPVNGPDVAAAGNAVVVAWYTEADGEPEVRLAASSDAGDAFAAVVTLDRGQPVLGRVAVALDARQAWVLWMREEGGRQSLWLSRRSHDLATEHERVEVAKVAGEGRGTGFPQLAVMGGVAHVVWTDVVAGQPNLKGVRLVGGG; from the coding sequence ATGAACATCCAGACGCTCCTCCCGCACGCTTTCCGCGCCTCATGCCTGGCGGCGGCCCTGGCCATCGCCGGTTGCGGCGGCGCCGACAGCCCGCCGGCGCCCGCCGTCGAAGGCGACGTCGCCGCGCCGAGCCGCATCGAGGACTGGCCGCTGCCGCCGACCCTGCCGGGTTCCGCGTCGCCGAGCCTGGCGGCCACGCCCGACGACAAGCTGCTGCTGGGCTGGATCAACTCGCAGAAGGGTCGTCGCCACATCTTCCAGTTCAGCACCTGGGCACCGGACTGGGGGCGCTGGATGCACGCGATGACCACGATCGCGGTCGGCAACAGCATGTTCGTGAACTGGGCCGACATCCCGCACATGGCGGCGACGCCGGATGGCGCGCTGTGGGCGCACTGGCTGCAGAAGAGCGGCGACGCCCCCTACGCCTACGACGTGGTGCTGACGCGTTCGCGCGATGGCGGCGCCAACTGGGCCGCCCCGGTGATGCCGCACGACGACGGCACCCGGACCGAGCACGGCTTCGTCTCGATGTGGGCCCAGGGCGATGGCGCGCTGGGTCTGGCCTGGCTGGATGGTCGCGAGACCGGCAATGCCCACGGCGGCCACGAAGGCCACGACAGCCCCGAAGGCGCGCAGGGCGCGATGACGCTGCGCGCCGCGGTGTTCGACGCCACGCTGCAGCGCAGCGCCGACGCGGTGATCGATGCGCGGGTGTGCGATTGCTGCCAGACGGCGGTCGCGCAGACTGCGAAGGGGCCGCTGCTGGTCTATCGCGGCCGCAGCGAGGACGAAGTGCGCGACATCCTCGCCACGCGCCATGACGGCAGCGCCTGGAGCACGCCGCGTCCGGTGCACGCCGACGGCTGGACGATGCCGGCCTGCCCGGTCAACGGCCCGGATGTCGCGGCTGCGGGCAACGCGGTCGTGGTCGCCTGGTACACCGAGGCCGACGGCGAGCCGGAGGTCCGGCTCGCGGCCAGCAGCGACGCCGGCGATGCGTTCGCCGCGGTGGTGACGCTCGACCGCGGCCAGCCGGTGCTCGGTCGCGTTGCGGTCGCGCTCGATGCGCGGCAGGCCTGGGTGCTGTGGATGCGCGAGGAAGGCGGGCGCCAGTCGCTGTGGCTGTCGCGCCGCAGCCACGACCTGGCCACCGAACACGAGCGGGTCGAGGTGGCGAAGGTGGCCGGCGAGGGCCGCGGCACCGGCTTCCCGCAGCTGGCGGTGATGGGTGGCGTGGCCCACGTCGTCTGGACCGACGTCGTCGCGGGCCAGCCGAACCTCAAGGGTGTACGCCTTGTCGGCGGTGGATGA
- a CDS encoding putative signal transducing protein yields MFTTVASYLDPIEAQIARGLLLSEGIEAHVGDEHLALANWEWRLAIGGARLRVADADAVRARAILRAMEEGAYAIDDEAAPLDAALRAPDRESVSSRLAWLALVLLSVPLPWRRRQPDDSAVRDA; encoded by the coding sequence ATGTTCACCACCGTCGCCAGCTACCTCGACCCGATCGAAGCGCAGATCGCGCGCGGCCTGCTCCTGTCCGAGGGCATCGAGGCGCACGTCGGCGACGAACACCTCGCGCTCGCGAACTGGGAATGGCGACTGGCGATCGGCGGCGCGCGCCTGCGGGTAGCCGATGCCGACGCCGTGCGCGCCCGCGCGATCCTGCGCGCGATGGAGGAAGGTGCGTACGCGATCGACGACGAGGCGGCGCCGCTCGATGCCGCGCTGCGCGCGCCCGACCGCGAATCGGTCTCCAGCCGGCTCGCCTGGCTGGCCCTGGTCCTGCTGAGCGTGCCGCTGCCGTGGCGCCGGCGCCAACCCGACGACTCGGCGGTGCGCGACGCCTGA
- a CDS encoding Tex family protein encodes MTDVSPALARRISQTIADEIGARPAQATAAIALLDEGATVPFIARYRKEVTGGLDDTQLRNLETRLVYLRELEQRRAAILASIDEQGKLDDALRGEIEAADSKARLEDLYLPYKPRRRTRAQIAREAGLEPLADGLLADPSRVPEAYAADFVDAGRGVADTRAALEGARAILIERWGEDAALIGELRGWLEAKGVIRAKVVEGREAAGEKFRDYFDHAEPLAKIPSHRLLALLRGRREEFLTLDLEPGADAEAGHLYAEGRIALHAGIADRGRPADAWLRGACRLAWKAKLHLHLLIDLFAQAREKAEAEAIAVFGDNLKDLLLAAPAGAKAVLGLDPGLRTGVKAAVVDATGKLVATETIHPHEPRRQWDASLATLETLCRAHGVQLIAIGNGTASRETDRLAGELLGRAPELRMQKLVVSEAGASVYSASELAAKEFPGLDVSLRGAVSIARRLQDPLAELVKIEPKAIGVGQYQHDIDQYRLARALDARVEDCVNAVGVHVNTASGALLARVAGLTATVAENIVAHRDAHGPFRSRRELLQVPRLGEKTFEQCAGFLRIADGDQPLDASAVHPEAYPVVERILAATGRPIRALLGDGAFVRALQPSRFTDARFGEPTVRDILAELEKPGRDPRPEFRAAKFADGVEDIRDLRAGMVLEGVVSNVAAFGAFVDIGVHQDGLVHISALADRFVKDPREVVKAGDIVKVKVLEVDVARKRIALSCRLDDAPAPRDTRTSDGPRDGQGRGPGRGARNPRPAAGTPRQGAAPADNALAEAFARARRG; translated from the coding sequence ATGACCGACGTTTCGCCCGCGCTCGCGCGCAGGATTTCGCAGACCATCGCCGACGAGATCGGCGCCAGGCCCGCGCAGGCCACCGCCGCCATCGCCCTGCTCGACGAGGGGGCGACCGTGCCGTTCATCGCGCGCTACCGCAAGGAAGTGACCGGCGGGCTCGACGATACCCAGCTGCGCAACCTCGAAACGCGCCTGGTCTACCTGCGCGAACTGGAACAGCGACGTGCGGCGATCCTCGCCAGCATCGACGAGCAGGGCAAGCTCGACGACGCGCTGCGCGGCGAGATCGAGGCCGCCGACAGCAAGGCGCGGCTGGAAGACCTGTACCTGCCCTACAAGCCCAGGCGTCGCACCCGCGCGCAGATCGCGCGTGAGGCCGGGCTGGAGCCGCTGGCCGACGGCCTGCTGGCCGATCCGTCGCGCGTGCCGGAAGCGTACGCCGCCGATTTCGTCGATGCCGGCAGGGGTGTCGCCGACACCAGGGCCGCGCTGGAAGGCGCGCGCGCGATCCTGATCGAACGCTGGGGCGAGGACGCGGCGCTGATCGGCGAACTGCGCGGCTGGCTCGAGGCGAAGGGCGTGATCCGGGCGAAGGTGGTCGAAGGCAGGGAGGCCGCCGGCGAGAAGTTCCGCGACTACTTCGACCATGCCGAGCCGCTGGCGAAGATCCCCTCGCATCGCCTGCTGGCGCTGCTGCGCGGCCGCCGCGAGGAATTCCTCACCCTCGACCTCGAACCGGGCGCCGATGCCGAGGCCGGACACCTGTACGCCGAAGGCCGGATCGCGCTGCACGCCGGCATCGCCGATCGCGGCCGCCCCGCCGATGCCTGGCTGCGCGGCGCCTGCCGCCTGGCATGGAAGGCGAAGCTGCACCTGCATCTGCTGATCGACCTGTTCGCGCAGGCGCGCGAGAAGGCCGAGGCGGAGGCGATCGCCGTGTTCGGCGACAACCTGAAGGACCTGCTGCTGGCCGCGCCGGCCGGCGCGAAGGCGGTGCTGGGGCTCGACCCCGGCCTGCGCACCGGCGTGAAGGCGGCGGTGGTCGATGCCACCGGCAAGCTGGTCGCCACCGAGACCATCCATCCGCACGAGCCGCGACGGCAGTGGGATGCCTCGCTGGCGACGCTGGAGACACTGTGCCGCGCGCATGGCGTGCAGCTGATCGCAATCGGCAACGGCACCGCCTCGCGCGAGACCGACAGGCTCGCCGGCGAGCTGCTCGGGCGCGCGCCGGAGCTGCGGATGCAGAAGCTGGTGGTGAGCGAGGCCGGCGCTTCTGTCTATTCGGCGTCCGAGCTGGCGGCGAAGGAATTCCCCGGGCTGGACGTGTCGCTGCGCGGTGCGGTCTCGATCGCACGGCGGCTGCAGGACCCGCTGGCGGAACTGGTGAAGATCGAGCCGAAGGCGATCGGGGTCGGCCAGTACCAGCACGACATCGACCAGTACCGGCTCGCGCGCGCGCTCGATGCGCGGGTCGAGGATTGCGTGAACGCGGTGGGCGTGCACGTGAACACCGCGTCGGGCGCGCTGCTGGCGCGCGTGGCCGGACTGACGGCGACGGTCGCGGAGAACATCGTCGCCCATCGCGATGCGCATGGCCCGTTCCGGTCGCGCCGCGAGCTGCTCCAGGTGCCGCGCCTGGGCGAGAAGACGTTCGAGCAGTGCGCGGGCTTCCTGCGCATCGCCGACGGCGACCAGCCGCTCGACGCCTCCGCGGTGCATCCCGAGGCCTACCCGGTGGTCGAGCGCATCCTCGCCGCCACCGGCCGGCCGATCCGCGCGCTGCTGGGCGACGGCGCCTTCGTGCGCGCGCTGCAGCCTTCGCGGTTCACCGACGCGCGCTTCGGCGAGCCGACCGTGCGCGACATCCTCGCCGAACTCGAGAAGCCCGGCCGCGACCCGCGCCCCGAGTTCCGCGCGGCGAAGTTCGCCGACGGCGTCGAGGACATCCGCGACCTGCGCGCCGGCATGGTGCTCGAGGGCGTGGTCAGCAACGTCGCCGCGTTCGGCGCCTTCGTCGACATCGGCGTGCACCAGGACGGGCTGGTGCACATCTCGGCGCTGGCCGACCGCTTCGTGAAGGATCCCCGCGAGGTGGTGAAGGCCGGCGACATCGTCAAGGTGAAGGTGCTGGAGGTGGATGTCGCGCGCAAGCGCATCGCCCTCAGCTGCCGCCTGGACGATGCGCCCGCCCCGCGCGACACCCGGACGAGCGACGGCCCGCGCGATGGACAAGGGCGCGGCCCGGGACGCGGCGCACGCAACCCGCGCCCCGCCGCCGGCACGCCCCGCCAGGGCGCCGCACCGGCGGACAACGCGCTGGCGGAAGCGTTCGCGCGCGCGCGGCGCGGCTGA
- a CDS encoding oxidoreductase-like domain-containing protein, with translation MPAPPADDPRPEPPEPPLPGDCCDGGCDPCIHDLHAEALRHYQERLARWRERHPDAE, from the coding sequence ATGCCCGCCCCTCCCGCCGACGATCCGCGCCCCGAGCCTCCGGAGCCGCCGCTGCCCGGCGATTGCTGCGACGGCGGCTGCGATCCCTGCATCCACGACCTCCATGCCGAGGCGCTGCGGCACTACCAGGAACGCCTCGCGCGCTGGCGCGAACGCCACCCCGACGCGGAATAG
- a CDS encoding carboxymuconolactone decarboxylase family protein, translated as MTSVDSYAELTRTVSKNLAPLRTHNPDVMQGFGALSKAALAAGALDEKTKELIAMAIGVAARCDACLGFHAKALVRLGATPEEFREMLGVAVYMGGGPSLMYAANAQAAFDEFSAAAQAA; from the coding sequence ATGACCAGCGTCGATTCCTACGCCGAACTGACCCGCACCGTGTCGAAGAACCTGGCACCGCTGCGCACCCACAATCCCGACGTCATGCAGGGCTTCGGCGCGCTCAGCAAGGCGGCGCTGGCCGCCGGCGCGCTGGACGAGAAGACCAAGGAGCTGATCGCGATGGCGATCGGGGTGGCCGCGCGCTGCGATGCCTGCCTCGGGTTCCATGCCAAGGCGCTGGTCCGCCTCGGGGCGACGCCGGAGGAGTTCCGCGAGATGCTCGGCGTCGCCGTGTACATGGGCGGCGGGCCGTCGCTGATGTACGCGGCGAACGCGCAGGCTGCGTTCGACGAGTTCTCCGCCGCGGCGCAGGCCGCCTGA
- a CDS encoding rhodanese-like domain-containing protein, with product MIAFLKALFGAGGPHVGPDEAVQVLNRGAAMLDVREPGEFAAGHADGAIHVPLGRIRARGVAAIDALALPEGTSEILLVCHSGMRSRLAQASLSKDPRRRYVNVDGGMAAWAASGLPVVRGH from the coding sequence ATGATCGCCTTCCTGAAGGCCCTGTTCGGAGCAGGCGGGCCGCACGTTGGACCGGACGAAGCGGTGCAAGTCCTGAACCGGGGCGCGGCGATGCTGGACGTGCGCGAGCCGGGCGAGTTCGCCGCCGGGCACGCAGACGGCGCGATCCACGTGCCGCTCGGCCGGATTCGCGCACGTGGCGTGGCGGCGATCGACGCGCTCGCGCTGCCCGAGGGGACGTCCGAAATCCTGCTGGTCTGCCACAGCGGCATGCGCTCGCGACTCGCGCAGGCCAGCCTGTCGAAGGACCCGCGGCGCCGGTATGTCAACGTCGACGGCGGCATGGCGGCGTGGGCCGCCAGCGGCCTGCCGGTCGTGCGCGGGCATTGA
- a CDS encoding ArsR/SmtB family transcription factor has translation MPARKPAPAFDLVAMQAHAGDAAQLLKALANERRLQVLCLLAEGERSVGEINELLDLSQSALSQHLAVLREEGLVRTRREAQTIYYALMPGPAAAVMETLHGIYCGPPAARARKGRT, from the coding sequence ATGCCCGCAAGGAAACCCGCCCCCGCCTTCGACCTCGTCGCGATGCAGGCCCATGCCGGAGATGCCGCGCAACTGCTCAAGGCGCTGGCCAACGAGCGCCGCCTGCAGGTGCTGTGCCTGCTCGCCGAAGGCGAGCGCTCGGTCGGCGAGATCAACGAACTGCTCGACCTCAGCCAGTCGGCGCTGTCGCAGCACCTGGCGGTCCTGCGCGAGGAGGGGCTGGTGCGGACCCGGCGCGAGGCGCAGACCATCTACTACGCGCTGATGCCGGGACCGGCCGCCGCGGTCATGGAAACCCTGCATGGCATCTACTGCGGTCCGCCAGCGGCGCGAGCCAGGAAGGGGCGCACATGA
- a CDS encoding rhodanese-like domain-containing protein translates to MTLSVEQLVAQARSRIRELDPGELSASPARDAVLIDVREPDEYAQGHLPGAVNLPRGVLEFQIHAHPAMGCTASESLALPDRPLVLYCRTGGRSALAAESLQQLGFSDVHSLAGGFEAWRNAGLPTTNA, encoded by the coding sequence ATGACCCTGTCCGTCGAACAACTGGTCGCCCAAGCGCGGTCCCGCATCCGGGAACTGGACCCTGGCGAGCTGTCCGCATCGCCGGCGCGCGATGCGGTGCTGATCGACGTGCGCGAACCCGACGAGTACGCGCAGGGCCACCTGCCCGGCGCGGTGAACCTGCCGCGCGGCGTGCTCGAGTTCCAGATCCATGCGCATCCGGCGATGGGCTGCACCGCCAGCGAATCGCTGGCGCTGCCGGATCGACCGCTGGTGCTGTACTGCCGGACGGGCGGCCGCTCCGCGCTGGCGGCCGAAAGCCTGCAGCAACTGGGCTTCAGCGACGTGCATTCGCTTGCCGGCGGCTTCGAGGCATGGCGCAATGCCGGCCTGCCCACCACGAACGCATGA